One region of Colius striatus isolate bColStr4 chromosome 26, bColStr4.1.hap1, whole genome shotgun sequence genomic DNA includes:
- the LOC133627901 gene encoding LOW QUALITY PROTEIN: atherin-like (The sequence of the model RefSeq protein was modified relative to this genomic sequence to represent the inferred CDS: deleted 4 bases in 3 codons) has protein sequence MVPRYQEWILDTIDSLRSRKARPDLERICRMVRRRHGPEPERTRAELEKLIQQRAVLRVSYKGSISYRNAARVQPPRRPPAPPPAPPSPPPPPPPPRRAEPPVSLRDAARGRRSRWMGGGAGGSAGSGSAPGGGGGSGGGRLERTRLATIAVARAERGRGAAGRARKPPCSSTEASAREEEEEEDDEEEDGTGSEASEDGGTPRQVNGEGRGGPLLRPPGQPPPERPPQPKACSPGESACHHLAPLKKEGAFGQPDRAVSPALAGAEPSVPLSPGRPGPPADGPPLGCTPSRRDKAPDPVTWSVRDVVDYFTEAGFPEQAGAFQEQEIDGKALLLMRRRADVLTPASSIRLGPALKIYEHHVKLLQRSRLPWSLSLS, from the exons ATGGTACCGCGGTACCAGGAGTGGATTTTAGACACGATCGATTCGTTGCGG TCCCGGAAAGCGCGTCCCGACCTGGAGCGGATCTGCCGGATGGTCCGGCGGCGACACGGCCCCGAGCCCGAGCGGACGCGGGCCGAGCTGGAGAAGCTCATCCAGCAACGGGCCGTGCTCCGCGTCAGCTACAAGGGCAGCATCTCGTACCGCAACGCCGCTCGCGTgcagccgccccgccgcccccccgcgccccccccggCGCCCCCcagcccgccgccgccgccgccccccccgcgccgcgccgagCCGCCCGTCAGCCTCCGCGATGCCGCCCG GGGTCGGCGGTCCCGGTGGAtgggggggggcgcgggggggtcGGCAGGCTCCGGATCCGCtccgggaggcggcggcgggagcggcggaGGGCGGCTGGAGCGGACCCGGCTCGCCACCATCGCCGTGGCCCGCGCCGAGCGAGGCCGAGGGGCCGCGGGAAGGGCCCGAAAG cccccctgcagcagcacggAAGCCTCggcaagagaggaggaggaggaggaggatgatgaAGAGGAAGATGGGACAGGCTCGGAGGCTTCAGAAGATGGGGGGACCCCCCGGCAAGTGAACGGCGAGGGACGTGGGGGACCCCTCCTTcgcccccctgggcagcctcccCCCGAGCGGCCCCCCCAGCCCAAGGCCTGTTCCCCGGGGGAGAGCGCTTGTCATCACCTGGCCCCCCTCAAAAAGGAGGGAGCCTTCGGGCAGCCCGACAGAGCAG TGTCCCCGGCCCTGGCCGGGGCCGAGCCCTCGGTGCCACTGTCCCCGGGGCGACCGGGACCCCCAGCTGACGGCCCCCCCCTGGGCTGCAC CCCATCCCGGCGGGACAAGGCCCCTGACCCGGTGACGTGGTCAGTGCGGGACGTGGTGGATTATTTCACGGAGGCCGGTTTCCCCGAGCAGGCTGGAGCCTTCCAGGAGCAG GAGATCGACGGCAAGGCGCTGCTGCTGATGCGCCGCCGC GCGGACGTGCTGACACCGGCCTCCTCCATCCGCCTCGGCCCCGCGCTGAAGATCTAC GAGCACCATGTCAAACTGCTGCAGCGCAGCCGACTTCC GTggtctctgtctctctcctaG